The following coding sequences are from one Halomonas sp. HAL1 window:
- the rlmE gene encoding 23S rRNA (uridine(2552)-2'-O)-methyltransferase RlmE: MQQKPPSRKHSVSKTSNNWKKEHFDDQYVKQSWQDGYRSRASYKLIELDEKDKLLRPGMTVIDLGAAPGGWSQIAAERVGPEGVVIASDILEMDALAGVDFIQGDFTEEAVLEAILKRLDNRRVDLVMSDMAPNMSGMAAIDQPQAMYLVELALELARETLSPGGRFLAKVFQGEGFDAYLKELRSSFSKVVTRKPDASRARSREVYFLAEGFRG; encoded by the coding sequence ATGCAGCAAAAGCCCCCAAGCCGTAAACATTCCGTTAGCAAAACCAGCAATAACTGGAAGAAGGAGCATTTTGACGACCAGTACGTGAAGCAGAGTTGGCAAGATGGCTATCGCTCTCGTGCCAGCTATAAGCTGATTGAGCTGGATGAAAAGGATAAACTGCTGCGACCCGGTATGACGGTCATTGATTTAGGGGCAGCGCCCGGCGGATGGAGTCAGATTGCTGCTGAGCGGGTAGGGCCTGAAGGTGTGGTCATCGCTTCTGATATTTTGGAGATGGATGCGCTCGCAGGCGTGGACTTTATCCAGGGGGATTTTACGGAAGAGGCGGTGTTGGAGGCGATATTAAAACGTCTAGATAATCGTCGCGTAGACCTTGTGATGTCGGATATGGCCCCCAATATGAGTGGTATGGCGGCAATTGATCAGCCTCAGGCGATGTACTTAGTGGAGTTAGCGTTAGAACTCGCTCGCGAAACTCTGTCACCCGGTGGTCGGTTTTTAGCTAAAGTATTCCAGGGGGAAGGGTTTGACGCTTACCTGAAAGAGTTACGCAGCAGCTTTAGCAAGGTAGTGACTCGCAAGCCGGATGCATCGCGGGCACGCTCCCGTGAAGTCTATTTTCTGGCCGAAGGGTTTCGCGGTTAA
- the ftsH gene encoding ATP-dependent zinc metalloprotease FtsH: MNDMAKNLILWLVIAAVLLTVFNNFSTESAPQNTNYSQFVQQVQNQQVRSVTIDGYTISGERTDGSQFQTIRPSAEDPKLMDDLLSNNVTVVGKEPEQQSIWTRLLIASFPILLILGIFMFFMRQMQGGAGGGKGGPMSFGKSKAKLLSQDQIKTTFADVAGCDEAKEEVEELVDFLRDPTKFQRLGGTIPRGVLMVGPPGTGKTLLAKSIAGEAKVPFFSISGSDFVEMFVGVGASRVRDMFEQAKKQAPCIIFIDEIDAVGRSRGAGMGGGNDEREQTLNQLLVEMDGFEANEGVIVIAATNRPDVLDPALMRPGRFDRQVTVGLPDIRGREHILGVHLRKVPLGDDVKPQLIARGTPGFSGADLANLVNEAALFAARRNKRLVSMEELELAKDKIMMGAERKSMVMTDKEKLNTAYHESGHAIIGLVVPSHDPVYKVTIIPRGRALGVTMFLPEEDRYSLSRQQILGQICSLFGGRIAEEMTLGPNGVTTGASNDIKRATELAHNMVAKWGLSDEMGPIMYDEDESHQFLGGPGQGGSKMKSGDTTTRLDKEVRKIIDDCYEQARQILTDNRDKLDAMAEALMKYETIDATQLKDIMEGRAPRPPEGWDDGDSSGGGTPVGGGDKPKAQEADDDTSTNASGGDGEEDDDEPRRRPSDPLGGPAGP; encoded by the coding sequence TTGAATGATATGGCGAAGAACCTGATTCTGTGGTTGGTCATCGCGGCCGTCCTACTGACAGTGTTCAATAATTTCAGCACCGAAAGTGCACCGCAAAACACCAACTATTCTCAGTTTGTGCAGCAGGTGCAAAATCAGCAGGTACGTAGCGTCACGATTGATGGTTACACCATCAGTGGTGAGCGTACGGATGGCTCTCAGTTTCAGACGATCCGCCCATCGGCAGAAGATCCGAAGCTGATGGACGACCTGTTGAGCAATAATGTGACGGTCGTGGGTAAAGAGCCAGAGCAGCAAAGTATCTGGACACGGCTGCTTATTGCCAGCTTCCCGATTCTGCTGATTTTGGGCATCTTTATGTTCTTTATGCGCCAAATGCAGGGTGGCGCCGGCGGCGGTAAAGGCGGCCCGATGAGCTTTGGTAAATCGAAGGCCAAGCTGCTCTCTCAAGATCAGATCAAAACGACCTTTGCTGACGTGGCTGGCTGTGATGAAGCCAAAGAAGAAGTCGAAGAGTTGGTCGACTTCCTACGTGACCCCACCAAATTCCAGCGTTTGGGCGGTACGATTCCCCGCGGCGTGTTAATGGTAGGGCCCCCAGGTACCGGTAAAACGCTGCTGGCAAAATCCATTGCTGGCGAAGCGAAAGTGCCGTTCTTCTCTATCTCGGGCTCTGACTTCGTTGAAATGTTTGTCGGTGTCGGCGCATCACGTGTGCGCGACATGTTCGAACAGGCTAAGAAGCAGGCGCCCTGCATCATCTTTATCGATGAAATTGATGCTGTGGGTCGCTCTCGCGGTGCTGGCATGGGTGGCGGTAACGACGAGCGCGAGCAGACGTTGAATCAGCTGCTGGTCGAGATGGATGGTTTTGAGGCCAACGAAGGCGTCATCGTTATCGCTGCAACTAACCGCCCGGACGTGCTTGATCCTGCGCTAATGCGCCCAGGCCGCTTTGACCGTCAGGTTACCGTTGGCTTGCCGGATATTCGTGGTCGTGAGCACATTCTTGGCGTTCACCTGCGTAAAGTGCCGTTGGGTGATGACGTAAAACCGCAGCTGATTGCCCGCGGCACGCCTGGCTTCTCTGGCGCGGATTTGGCCAACCTGGTCAACGAAGCCGCACTTTTTGCTGCGCGCCGCAATAAGCGCCTAGTCAGCATGGAAGAGTTGGAGCTGGCTAAAGACAAGATCATGATGGGCGCTGAGCGCAAGTCGATGGTCATGACCGATAAAGAGAAGCTCAACACCGCTTATCATGAATCAGGTCACGCCATTATCGGTTTGGTTGTGCCTTCGCATGATCCGGTCTACAAGGTAACCATTATCCCCCGTGGGCGTGCCCTCGGCGTGACGATGTTCTTGCCGGAAGAGGATCGCTACAGCCTGTCGCGTCAGCAAATTCTGGGGCAGATCTGCTCGCTGTTTGGTGGTCGTATTGCTGAAGAGATGACGTTGGGTCCGAACGGTGTCACCACCGGCGCCTCTAACGATATCAAACGCGCCACTGAGCTTGCCCACAACATGGTGGCGAAGTGGGGCTTGTCGGACGAGATGGGTCCGATCATGTACGACGAGGACGAGTCGCATCAGTTCCTCGGTGGCCCGGGTCAGGGCGGCAGTAAGATGAAGTCGGGTGATACCACGACGCGCCTTGATAAAGAAGTGCGTAAAATCATCGACGATTGTTATGAGCAGGCGCGCCAAATCCTGACTGATAATCGCGACAAGCTTGATGCCATGGCCGAAGCGTTGATGAAGTATGAGACTATTGATGCTACGCAGTTGAAAGACATCATGGAAGGTCGCGCCCCGCGCCCACCGGAAGGCTGGGACGACGGTGATTCATCCGGCGGCGGTACACCAGTTGGCGGTGGTGATAAGCCAAAAGCGCAAGAAGCCGATGATGATACGTCTACCAATGCTTCTGGCGGCGACGGTGAAGAGGATGATGACGAGCCGCGCCGTCGGCCTTCAGATCCTCTTGGCGGCCCGGCGGGTCCCTAG
- the folP gene encoding dihydropteroate synthase, with amino-acid sequence MKSLMDTSSTQTAENAFQLRCGRHLLDLSFPRVMGILNVTPDSFSDGGQHVALDDALRHAERMLAEGAAIIDVGGESTRPGATPVSPQEELDRVAPVVEILVSELDALVSVDTSCPAVIREASELGAGMLNDVRALEREGALLAAVGSGLPVCLMHRQGEPQDMQQAPAYPRPIEEEVADYLARRVAECEAAGLRRNRLLIDPGFGFGKTVEHNLRLLKYMETLQSLELPLLVGMSRKSMIGKVLGRPVEERLSGGLALAAMAVERGANILRVHDVAATVDAVNMAWAVLQEGCEPPLNKESNA; translated from the coding sequence ATGAAATCACTTATGGATACGTCCTCTACGCAAACAGCTGAAAATGCTTTCCAGCTGCGTTGTGGACGCCACCTGCTGGATCTCTCCTTTCCCCGCGTTATGGGCATCCTTAATGTAACACCCGACTCTTTTTCTGATGGCGGTCAGCACGTGGCGTTAGATGATGCGTTGCGCCATGCCGAGCGAATGTTGGCGGAAGGGGCGGCAATCATTGATGTGGGCGGCGAGTCGACTCGTCCTGGCGCTACGCCTGTCAGCCCCCAGGAAGAGCTTGACCGGGTTGCCCCCGTGGTAGAAATCCTGGTGAGCGAACTGGATGCGCTGGTATCGGTGGATACCAGTTGTCCTGCCGTTATCCGCGAGGCGAGTGAGCTGGGCGCCGGTATGCTTAACGACGTGCGCGCGTTAGAGCGCGAAGGGGCACTGTTGGCTGCGGTGGGCAGTGGCCTGCCCGTTTGCTTAATGCATCGCCAGGGCGAGCCGCAAGATATGCAGCAAGCACCTGCTTATCCGCGCCCAATTGAGGAAGAGGTAGCAGACTATTTGGCCCGTCGAGTGGCCGAGTGTGAGGCGGCCGGGCTGCGCCGTAATCGGCTTTTAATTGATCCTGGTTTTGGCTTCGGCAAAACCGTCGAACACAATCTACGCTTACTCAAATATATGGAGACTCTGCAATCGTTGGAGCTTCCATTGCTGGTAGGTATGTCGCGCAAGAGTATGATTGGCAAAGTGTTAGGCCGCCCGGTAGAGGAGCGTCTTTCCGGTGGTTTGGCACTGGCGGCCATGGCGGTAGAGCGTGGGGCGAATATTCTGCGTGTACATGATGTCGCTGCAACGGTAGATGCAGTCAATATGGCGTGGGCGGTACTACAAGAGGGCTGCGAGCCGCCGCTTAACAAGGAGTCTAACGCATGA